One Candidatus Peregrinibacteria bacterium DNA segment encodes these proteins:
- a CDS encoding penicillin-binding protein — MKKAKDWSVKHIRKGWTHLQPKPEMKKWQKTWRYAAIAVLGAFASGFIISFLYFVILLLIFDPTGGLPKDSTLILDREGNLLYTIHGEENRTTLDGMEEVSPYLTDATLAIEDDQFYEHIGIDIPGLMKAVAAQFGIGTPRGGSTITQQFVRNGYLTLEKSYIRKYREIMMSLVLELKFSKDEILMMYLNEIPYGNNAYGIELAAKRYFGKSAKELTLAESAVLASIPNAPSYYSPYGTHKYSALNFELTEESLAGRSITGEADLEYDEFDRGLIGKSFTLPDGSSFYLKGRSDIVLNEMQDLGMITEEEKLAALSEVQTLTFIDHKDTIVAAHFVMWVKEELEKKYGKEVVEQGGLRVTTTLDPDFQKAAEEAIEEKIESNKSSYNANNAALVSVQAQTGQILSMVGSAAFLGEEAEAIDGQVNMITSYRAPGSAFKPFVYALAFLNQYTPATVLYDVSTSWGSWSPKNFDGGFRGPMTIRQALGQSRNIPAVKAYFLAGQSEKIIPFVETFGMESISEQDAAASFGGSLSLGAANVTPLEFAEAYTVFANGGTKVEPVSILKIETADGNILEQWDESKIEKTEVLDPEVAYLINDILSDPSVNIGGNIYISAIDNAAKTGTSTDDKTGYANNGWIAAYTPTLVTIGWSGNTDGSPMNSAGEAYYTIAPIWKNYMNKVLNRLEPTVWNKPAGIREVAVSKACGTLPSEWTPSDMIYTEVFASFSVPSKTDDCYRKVKIETITGRLATEYSPADVVQEKVFRVYKEEWSNWQSFIDRWAGGKEDLELPPIEYADDIHNAETAAKTPALTIVSPSNLSSIDGSERSHDIEVQIDSVGNGLTEVTYYLNELLQYHAYEYPYTGNIRLPITVQNGDSYTITAKAVDQYGYSTTSSIEVKISSSSRSSRGFFEELEEVEELSNTETSEEASLIELFNRSRTSYK; from the coding sequence ATGAAAAAAGCAAAAGATTGGAGCGTCAAACACATCCGAAAAGGGTGGACTCATTTGCAACCCAAGCCTGAAATGAAAAAATGGCAAAAAACATGGCGCTATGCGGCCATTGCAGTTTTAGGAGCTTTTGCATCGGGCTTCATCATTTCCTTTCTTTATTTTGTTATTCTGCTGCTGATTTTCGACCCCACGGGTGGACTGCCAAAAGACTCCACTCTCATTTTGGACCGCGAAGGCAATTTGCTTTACACCATCCATGGAGAAGAAAATCGAACCACTCTCGACGGAATGGAAGAGGTTTCTCCTTATCTCACCGATGCAACTTTAGCGATTGAGGACGATCAATTTTATGAACACATCGGCATAGACATTCCAGGCCTCATGAAAGCCGTGGCGGCTCAGTTCGGCATCGGAACCCCGCGCGGAGGTTCCACCATCACTCAACAATTCGTGCGCAACGGCTATTTGACTTTAGAAAAAAGCTACATTCGCAAATACCGCGAAATCATGATGTCTTTGGTCCTGGAACTCAAATTCAGCAAAGACGAAATCCTGATGATGTACTTGAATGAAATCCCTTATGGAAACAACGCTTACGGCATTGAACTTGCAGCAAAGCGCTACTTTGGAAAAAGCGCAAAAGAATTGACCTTGGCTGAATCTGCAGTGCTGGCCAGCATCCCCAACGCGCCCAGTTATTACTCCCCTTATGGAACCCACAAATACAGCGCTTTGAACTTTGAGCTCACCGAAGAAAGTTTGGCGGGGCGCAGCATCACAGGTGAAGCCGATTTGGAATACGATGAATTCGATCGCGGACTCATTGGCAAAAGCTTCACTCTTCCCGACGGAAGCAGTTTTTATCTCAAAGGACGCAGCGATATCGTGCTGAATGAAATGCAAGATTTGGGCATGATCACCGAAGAAGAAAAACTTGCCGCACTTTCCGAAGTCCAAACTCTGACTTTCATCGATCATAAAGACACCATTGTGGCGGCTCACTTTGTGATGTGGGTGAAAGAAGAATTGGAAAAAAAGTACGGAAAAGAAGTCGTGGAACAAGGAGGACTGCGCGTCACCACCACCCTCGACCCAGATTTCCAAAAAGCCGCAGAGGAAGCCATTGAAGAAAAAATAGAAAGCAACAAAAGCAGCTACAATGCCAACAATGCCGCTCTGGTGAGTGTGCAGGCTCAAACCGGACAAATCTTAAGCATGGTGGGTTCCGCCGCCTTTTTAGGAGAAGAAGCCGAAGCCATCGATGGACAAGTGAACATGATCACCAGTTATCGTGCACCGGGCTCGGCGTTCAAACCCTTCGTCTATGCTTTGGCCTTTTTAAACCAGTACACCCCGGCCACTGTGCTTTACGATGTGTCCACTTCTTGGGGCAGTTGGTCTCCAAAAAACTTCGACGGCGGCTTCCGGGGCCCCATGACCATCCGCCAAGCGTTAGGACAATCTCGAAACATTCCGGCGGTCAAAGCTTATTTCCTTGCCGGACAATCTGAAAAAATCATCCCTTTTGTAGAAACCTTCGGAATGGAATCCATTTCTGAACAAGACGCAGCCGCTTCTTTTGGAGGCTCTTTATCTTTGGGAGCCGCCAACGTGACTCCCTTGGAATTCGCAGAAGCTTATACGGTTTTTGCCAACGGCGGCACCAAAGTTGAACCTGTTTCCATCCTAAAAATCGAGACCGCAGACGGGAACATTTTGGAGCAATGGGATGAAAGCAAGATTGAAAAAACCGAAGTGCTGGACCCGGAAGTGGCTTACCTCATCAATGACATTCTTTCCGATCCCTCCGTAAACATTGGAGGCAACATCTACATCAGCGCCATCGACAACGCTGCCAAAACAGGAACCTCCACCGACGACAAAACGGGCTATGCCAACAACGGATGGATCGCCGCCTACACCCCCACTCTCGTGACCATCGGTTGGTCCGGAAACACGGATGGCTCACCCATGAATTCCGCAGGAGAGGCCTATTACACCATCGCACCCATTTGGAAAAATTACATGAACAAAGTGCTCAATCGTCTGGAGCCTACCGTGTGGAATAAACCCGCCGGCATCCGCGAAGTAGCGGTGAGCAAAGCCTGCGGAACCCTACCCAGCGAATGGACTCCCTCAGACATGATTTATACCGAAGTTTTCGCCAGCTTCTCTGTGCCCAGCAAAACAGACGACTGTTATAGAAAAGTCAAAATAGAAACCATCACCGGAAGACTAGCGACGGAATACTCCCCAGCCGATGTGGTGCAAGAAAAAGTGTTCCGCGTTTACAAAGAAGAATGGAGCAATTGGCAATCCTTCATCGACAGGTGGGCCGGTGGGAAAGAAGACCTTGAGCTGCCTCCCATTGAATATGCAGACGACATCCACAACGCCGAAACGGCGGCCAAGACACCGGCTCTCACCATTGTCTCTCCAAGCAATCTTTCTTCAATAGATGGCAGTGAACGGAGTCACGATATTGAAGTGCAAATCGATAGTGTTGGGAACGGTTTAACGGAAGTCACTTACTACTTGAACGAACTCTTGCAATATCACGCTTACGAATACCCTTACACCGGAAACATTCGCCTACCGATCACCGTTCAAAACGGAGATTCCTACACCATCACTGCCAAAGCCGTGGACCAATACGGTTACAGCACCACAAGCAGCATTGAGGTGAAAATCAGCAGCTCTTCACGTTCTTCAAGAGGATTCTTTGAAGAATTGGAGGAAGTGGAAGAACTGTCGAATACCGAAACTTCAGAAGAAGCTTCGCTCATCGAGCTCTTCAATCGCTCCCGTACGAGCTATAAGTAG
- a CDS encoding phenylalanine--tRNA ligase subunit beta translates to MNISLDWISDFVSLGKKNPAEIGALLTRHTAEVEGIIDLAKPYEKMIVGEVLEIKKHPGADRLNLVQTDIGEKEPVQIVCGGQNLKPGLKVAVALPGAWCKWHGEGEPVQITQAKIRGESSHGMICAGEEIGLPSDNLPGSTEVHICELAKINTEAARAKTGTPLAEVLGKKGAVLEIDNKSLTHRPDLWGHYGIARELAAILEEKLVTLDTFVTHPKPKGKTVAILDIEDKTLCPRFSAAILTGITIEESPLWMKARLEAAGMNVHNNIVDITNYVMLELGQPMHAYDRETIGDTLRVRFAKKGEKLLTLEGGEHPLTEEDPIITNGADLPIGLAGIKGGLHSGIRSETTELVLEAATFDPVAVRKAAARHGLRTDASQRFEKKLDPSLTEMALQRAIHLILKLCPEAKLEGPIHTVGSWKATKKTLSLDPARLCSKIGVEIPDSEITRILKALAFEVKKDGKKLEVTVPSHRASGDVGIEEDLVEEVARLYGYDKIPPLLPALPTQLPIENTERELKHRARNIFAGSLGFTEVMTYSFYGKDRMQKCGLDENEHLKILNPLSEDQTHLRTTLTPNLLAVIAANAREKEKIQIFEIGHSYREVGHYMPEEQKRITAMLAQKEEPFYKAKGALETFLKNFGVENYELRPSEKILPYAHPKKSVDLLVNGKPAGVLFTAHPGTLKAFDIALNVSVFSFHFSALATAVQNGKRFQSLPKFPGMEMDVSVLVPARQTVAELEAAIRSVDNENRMESVELFDIYSGEKIPQNQKSLSFRIKLRHPERTLTDAEFQNLQKSTFIALEKTGAKVRGL, encoded by the coding sequence ATGAACATTTCTCTCGACTGGATTTCGGACTTCGTTTCACTGGGTAAAAAAAACCCTGCTGAAATCGGTGCCTTGCTCACGCGCCATACCGCGGAAGTAGAAGGTATCATCGACCTCGCCAAACCTTATGAAAAAATGATCGTAGGGGAAGTGCTCGAAATCAAAAAACATCCCGGCGCAGATCGCCTCAACTTGGTGCAAACCGACATTGGCGAAAAAGAACCGGTTCAAATCGTTTGCGGAGGGCAAAATCTGAAACCCGGCCTCAAAGTAGCCGTAGCCCTGCCCGGAGCTTGGTGCAAATGGCACGGCGAAGGCGAGCCCGTTCAAATCACCCAGGCTAAAATTCGCGGCGAATCCAGTCACGGAATGATCTGTGCCGGTGAAGAAATCGGGCTCCCCAGCGACAACCTGCCCGGCTCCACAGAAGTACACATTTGTGAACTGGCCAAAATAAATACTGAAGCCGCTCGTGCCAAAACCGGAACTCCTCTCGCAGAAGTTTTGGGCAAAAAGGGCGCCGTACTCGAAATCGACAACAAATCCCTAACCCATCGTCCCGACCTTTGGGGACACTATGGAATCGCCCGTGAACTCGCCGCCATCCTCGAAGAAAAACTCGTCACTTTAGACACTTTTGTCACCCATCCAAAACCCAAAGGGAAAACGGTAGCCATTCTAGACATTGAAGACAAAACGCTGTGTCCACGTTTCAGCGCCGCCATACTCACAGGCATCACCATTGAAGAGTCACCCCTGTGGATGAAAGCTCGCCTTGAAGCAGCAGGTATGAATGTACACAACAACATTGTGGACATCACCAATTATGTGATGCTGGAACTCGGGCAACCCATGCACGCTTACGACCGTGAAACCATTGGGGACACTTTGCGCGTCCGCTTCGCAAAAAAAGGTGAGAAATTACTGACGTTAGAAGGAGGCGAGCACCCTCTCACCGAAGAAGATCCCATCATCACAAACGGTGCCGATCTGCCCATTGGACTGGCAGGAATCAAAGGAGGATTGCACTCCGGCATTCGCAGTGAAACGACGGAACTCGTTTTAGAAGCAGCCACCTTCGACCCCGTCGCCGTGCGCAAAGCCGCAGCGCGTCACGGTCTTCGAACCGATGCCTCTCAACGTTTTGAAAAAAAACTAGACCCCAGCCTGACAGAAATGGCACTCCAGCGAGCCATCCACCTCATTCTCAAGCTTTGCCCGGAAGCAAAATTAGAAGGGCCCATTCATACCGTGGGCTCTTGGAAAGCCACAAAAAAAACCCTTTCTTTAGATCCGGCCCGTCTTTGCAGCAAAATCGGGGTCGAAATTCCAGATAGCGAAATCACTCGCATCCTCAAAGCCTTGGCTTTCGAAGTTAAAAAAGATGGGAAAAAACTAGAAGTCACCGTGCCCTCACACCGCGCCAGTGGGGACGTCGGCATTGAAGAGGACCTGGTGGAAGAAGTGGCTCGCCTTTACGGTTACGACAAGATCCCTCCCCTTTTGCCCGCGCTGCCCACCCAACTGCCCATTGAAAACACCGAGCGCGAACTCAAGCACCGCGCCCGAAACATTTTTGCCGGAAGCTTGGGCTTTACGGAAGTGATGACCTATTCTTTCTATGGCAAAGACCGCATGCAAAAATGCGGCCTGGATGAAAACGAACATTTAAAAATATTGAATCCCCTTTCCGAAGACCAAACTCATTTGCGCACCACTCTCACGCCCAATTTGCTTGCCGTAATCGCTGCCAACGCTCGCGAAAAAGAAAAAATCCAAATTTTTGAAATCGGACACAGTTATCGTGAAGTGGGGCACTACATGCCCGAGGAGCAAAAACGCATCACCGCCATGCTGGCTCAAAAAGAAGAACCCTTCTACAAAGCCAAAGGTGCCTTGGAAACGTTTTTGAAAAATTTCGGTGTCGAAAATTACGAGCTCAGACCTTCCGAAAAAATCTTGCCTTATGCTCATCCCAAAAAATCAGTGGATTTACTGGTGAATGGCAAACCAGCGGGAGTGCTTTTCACTGCCCACCCAGGCACCCTCAAAGCCTTCGATATCGCCCTGAATGTGAGCGTGTTTTCCTTCCATTTTTCAGCTTTAGCAACCGCCGTTCAAAACGGAAAACGCTTCCAAAGTTTGCCTAAATTCCCAGGCATGGAAATGGACGTATCCGTTCTCGTACCCGCTCGCCAAACCGTGGCAGAATTGGAAGCCGCCATTCGAAGTGTAGACAATGAAAACAGGATGGAATCTGTCGAACTTTTCGACATTTACAGCGGAGAAAAAATCCCGCAAAACCAAAAATCTTTGAGTTTCCGCATTAAACTGCGGCACCCTGAACGCACTCTCACAGATGCCGAGTTTCAAAATTTACAAAAATCCACCTTCATCGCACTGGAAAAAACTGGAGCGAAAGTGCGTGGCCTTTAA
- a CDS encoding UPF0489 family protein, with the protein MKKDYSEAFWIEGAVGNNALSFERRGAAPKLWVPALVQGTIEDVKPGKHLVFEDFDEHEVLQSCVGLEHLVKLKLGGVPAVVVDNHNHVFYFWAEAAAQGILKPGASLIHIDQHRDMRVPQKLYEGTGLEDAFDYVNFHLNVGNYIVPAQKARLVDEIQFVTSEEALKDLRLAEQGNKILNIDLDYFAPELDYIDFELARRFLEAHLPSTSLITVATSPFFIEQERAIEVLRKLF; encoded by the coding sequence GTGAAAAAAGATTATTCTGAAGCGTTTTGGATAGAAGGAGCTGTGGGCAACAACGCGCTGTCTTTTGAGAGGCGTGGAGCTGCGCCGAAACTTTGGGTGCCGGCCTTAGTGCAGGGAACCATTGAGGATGTGAAACCTGGAAAGCACCTTGTTTTTGAGGACTTTGATGAGCATGAGGTGCTGCAGTCTTGCGTGGGTCTGGAGCATCTTGTGAAGCTGAAACTCGGGGGGGTGCCGGCCGTGGTGGTGGACAATCATAACCACGTCTTTTACTTCTGGGCGGAGGCGGCAGCACAGGGGATTCTAAAGCCTGGGGCAAGCTTGATCCATATCGATCAACATCGGGATATGCGAGTGCCGCAAAAATTGTATGAAGGGACTGGTTTGGAAGACGCTTTTGACTACGTGAATTTTCATCTGAATGTGGGCAATTATATTGTCCCTGCACAAAAAGCTAGATTGGTGGATGAGATTCAATTTGTGACGAGTGAGGAAGCTTTGAAGGACTTGAGGCTGGCTGAGCAAGGCAACAAAATCCTCAACATTGATTTGGATTATTTTGCTCCTGAACTCGACTACATCGACTTTGAGCTGGCACGGCGTTTCCTTGAGGCACACCTGCCAAGCACTTCGCTGATCACGGTGGCCACGAGTCCATTTTTTATTGAGCAAGAAAGGGCTATTGAGGTGCTCAGGAAATTATTTTAA
- a CDS encoding O-methyltransferase — MYEKILRRIEQEDADETVWIVGPATGRMLHWLIRVVQPEFVLEVGTSVGYSAVWMASALESNGKGKLWTVESHTERFERAQKNIAEAGLEHRIHQVKGHAPEVFREADLPAELDFVFLDATKMEHTAYFEAIFPRLRANAFLVVDNVQSHRFGQMQEFIRKLHADPRLKVVEISVGDGLLIARTGAIEELDERSFF, encoded by the coding sequence ATGTATGAAAAAATACTTCGTCGTATAGAACAAGAAGATGCCGATGAAACGGTATGGATCGTAGGCCCGGCTACAGGCCGCATGCTTCATTGGCTCATCCGTGTGGTGCAACCCGAGTTTGTGCTCGAGGTGGGGACCTCGGTGGGTTACAGTGCTGTTTGGATGGCCTCTGCCTTGGAGTCCAATGGCAAAGGTAAACTCTGGACGGTGGAATCGCACACCGAGCGTTTTGAACGAGCTCAAAAGAATATTGCAGAGGCGGGACTTGAGCACCGCATTCATCAAGTGAAGGGCCATGCGCCAGAAGTTTTTCGGGAAGCGGACTTGCCTGCCGAGCTTGATTTTGTTTTTTTGGATGCCACTAAAATGGAACACACAGCTTATTTTGAAGCAATTTTCCCAAGACTGAGGGCCAATGCTTTTTTAGTAGTGGACAATGTGCAGTCCCATCGTTTTGGACAAATGCAAGAATTCATTCGCAAGCTGCATGCCGACCCTCGTTTGAAAGTGGTTGAAATTTCTGTGGGGGACGGCCTACTTATAGCTCGTACGGGAGCGATTGAAGAGCTCGATGAGCGAAGCTTCTTCTGA
- a CDS encoding O-antigen ligase family protein gives MGILLLALRYRGYLLDTESQLLYGLIPLLLASLFLFEKPMRAFRFTDGLLFLFLGFLGGSFLFAQHPFGFFEFTTFFVGALLYASVRFLKLPKLPYRESFVALGAIFSTYAFLHFLISPADRLSGFFHGYEAYTFYPNAAALLLLPVLIFNVELCLKKTRVWHGLLFLNLAAFMLTFSRAAYLVALCCIVLAGVFSFRFLFKKNVFKKLSLLFLTTLCSLSFALGLNFLKVDGLVVSERLLLKDDAGFTSVSERIDFWEGAWKITQDHPWFGVGPGGFSAFYPSYQEQWLALSDHPHNVLLKLSSEAGIPAAVLFSSFLLLLFLPSGWRLLKGMQPSEVSVWLAAAAFLGHNLLDYNLNFTVLSGLFFVLLAALANTEKGTESVFKKTQKMFYGFAVLSIFVSGITLWEGVLLVQTRSLQELYETNPQDERLSAHLENPTPLPFEMNHFDAYANMALALKNEAALERFLSRFQNYSTYYRWLYFKAQLDPHFVDELLLANGKNELEYHYLFYKERAPEDAEAVHDLLRLYTALLSANAHMTVLSQNPIFAEKLCALYDAEELKKSCETFEKVWALEVYKFNQRYGTSLTSHP, from the coding sequence TTGGGAATCCTCTTGTTGGCCTTGCGTTACAGAGGCTATTTGCTCGACACCGAAAGTCAGCTGCTTTATGGCCTCATTCCTCTTTTGTTGGCGAGTTTGTTTCTTTTTGAAAAACCTATGCGCGCTTTCCGATTCACAGATGGACTGCTCTTTTTGTTTTTAGGGTTTTTGGGTGGCAGCTTCTTGTTTGCGCAGCATCCCTTCGGATTTTTTGAGTTCACCACTTTTTTTGTGGGGGCCTTGCTTTATGCCAGTGTGCGTTTTTTGAAACTGCCCAAACTGCCTTATCGCGAGAGTTTCGTTGCTCTTGGAGCGATTTTCTCCACCTATGCATTTTTGCATTTTTTGATTTCGCCTGCGGACCGTTTGAGTGGTTTTTTTCATGGTTATGAGGCCTATACTTTTTACCCCAATGCGGCCGCCCTACTTTTGCTTCCAGTTTTGATTTTTAATGTGGAACTGTGTTTGAAAAAGACTCGTGTTTGGCACGGCCTTTTGTTTTTGAATTTGGCTGCTTTCATGCTTACGTTTTCTCGCGCGGCGTATTTAGTCGCTTTGTGCTGCATCGTTTTGGCCGGTGTTTTTTCCTTCCGTTTTCTTTTTAAAAAAAATGTTTTCAAAAAACTTTCTTTGCTCTTTTTGACGACCCTTTGCTCGCTGAGTTTTGCCTTGGGGCTCAATTTTTTGAAGGTCGACGGGCTTGTCGTTTCTGAGCGGCTTTTGTTGAAGGATGATGCCGGTTTCACGTCGGTGAGTGAGCGCATCGATTTTTGGGAGGGAGCGTGGAAAATCACTCAAGATCATCCTTGGTTTGGAGTAGGACCGGGAGGATTTTCTGCTTTTTACCCTTCTTATCAGGAGCAATGGTTGGCCCTTTCAGATCATCCACACAATGTGCTTTTGAAGCTGTCGAGCGAAGCGGGAATCCCCGCTGCCGTTTTATTTTCGAGTTTTTTGCTTCTGCTTTTCTTGCCCTCCGGATGGCGTCTTTTGAAAGGCATGCAGCCTTCTGAAGTGAGTGTCTGGCTCGCAGCGGCTGCTTTTTTGGGACACAATTTGCTGGATTACAACCTCAATTTCACTGTACTTTCCGGCCTCTTTTTCGTCTTGCTTGCTGCCCTTGCAAACACGGAAAAAGGCACGGAATCCGTCTTCAAAAAAACACAAAAAATGTTCTATGGATTTGCCGTACTTTCTATTTTTGTGAGTGGGATCACTTTGTGGGAAGGAGTTTTACTGGTTCAAACGCGATCTTTGCAAGAACTTTATGAAACAAATCCCCAGGATGAACGCCTCTCTGCTCACCTTGAAAATCCAACCCCTCTTCCTTTTGAAATGAACCATTTTGATGCTTATGCAAACATGGCCTTGGCCCTTAAAAATGAAGCGGCCTTGGAGCGATTTTTAAGTCGTTTTCAAAACTATTCTACTTATTATCGTTGGCTTTATTTTAAAGCTCAGCTGGACCCTCATTTTGTGGATGAACTTTTGCTGGCCAACGGGAAAAACGAACTCGAATATCATTATCTTTTTTATAAAGAAAGAGCTCCTGAGGATGCCGAGGCCGTGCACGACTTGCTTCGCCTTTATACGGCTTTGCTTTCGGCCAATGCCCACATGACGGTGCTCAGTCAAAACCCTATTTTTGCGGAAAAATTATGTGCTCTTTATGACGCGGAGGAACTCAAAAAAAGCTGTGAAACTTTTGAAAAAGTTTGGGCCTTGGAAGTTTATAAGTTCAATCAACGTTACGGCACTTCACTCACCTCTCATCCATGA
- a CDS encoding non-canonical purine NTP pyrophosphatase: MKFLVATHNPGKFAEIMEVLKDLEKEGHLFVSLREIGIHEDCEETGSTYEENALLKARFYSHLSGLPTIADDSGIQVDALEGELGVKTRRWGAGAKANDEEWMDYFMRRMEKETNRDARFLCAAAFAFGKEEHCVLAETQGQIMLRLEASISPGIPLSAVFKPKGFNEVYSALSVDEKNRISHRGKAFKALKEYLHYV; the protein is encoded by the coding sequence ATGAAATTTTTAGTCGCCACTCACAATCCAGGGAAATTTGCCGAGATCATGGAAGTCTTGAAAGATTTGGAAAAAGAGGGGCATTTGTTTGTTTCTTTGCGCGAGATTGGCATTCATGAAGATTGCGAAGAAACCGGCTCTACGTATGAAGAAAATGCTCTTTTGAAGGCACGTTTTTACAGTCATTTATCAGGCCTCCCAACGATTGCGGATGACAGTGGTATTCAAGTGGATGCTTTGGAAGGGGAGCTGGGAGTGAAGACGCGGCGCTGGGGTGCGGGGGCCAAAGCCAATGATGAAGAATGGATGGATTATTTTATGCGCCGAATGGAAAAAGAAACGAATCGAGATGCGCGCTTTTTATGTGCAGCCGCCTTTGCTTTTGGAAAGGAAGAACACTGTGTTTTGGCTGAAACGCAAGGACAGATCATGCTTCGTCTGGAAGCCTCCATAAGTCCTGGGATTCCTTTATCTGCGGTGTTCAAGCCTAAAGGCTTCAATGAAGTTTACAGTGCACTTTCAGTGGACGAAAAAAACCGAATCAGTCATCGTGGGAAGGCGTTCAAAGCCCTTAAAGAATATTTGCATTATGTATGA
- a CDS encoding peptide chain release factor-like protein — translation MPEFPIPLKQKFLEKAEKLRIFPEDIEEQFVRGSGHGGQKMNKTSSTVWLKHGPTGVEVKMQDQRELIANRIGAYRMLILKVEEKMLGKRSDIQKKIFKLRKQKARRTRKSKEKMLAAKAHRSELKSTRNKIQL, via the coding sequence ATGCCCGAATTCCCTATTCCACTCAAGCAAAAGTTTTTGGAAAAAGCAGAGAAGCTGCGTATTTTTCCTGAAGACATTGAGGAGCAGTTTGTGCGAGGAAGTGGACACGGTGGGCAGAAAATGAATAAGACCTCGAGCACGGTGTGGCTGAAGCACGGGCCGACAGGTGTGGAAGTGAAGATGCAGGACCAACGGGAGCTGATTGCGAACCGCATTGGAGCCTATCGCATGCTCATTTTGAAGGTGGAAGAAAAGATGCTTGGCAAGCGGTCTGACATCCAAAAAAAGATTTTTAAATTGCGTAAACAGAAGGCTCGCAGGACACGTAAGTCCAAAGAAAAAATGCTCGCGGCGAAGGCGCATCGGTCGGAGCTCAAGTCCACTCGTAACAAAATTCAGCTGTGA